From a single Pararge aegeria chromosome 16, ilParAegt1.1, whole genome shotgun sequence genomic region:
- the LOC120630708 gene encoding DNA polymerase delta subunit 2, with amino-acid sequence MLFKIESTLSDKKSTKFEVQEIDRPTIEYTDTSKRFYEASRDFSKQYAHIYSARLNTFRNILQPVINKRWGSKYKILKLCDLRDKGTTCVIIGTLFKLQELKPSILKELSDQLEIIPQPARKHFVHETDSLVLEDELQRVKLSGDCIHVNEVVTGVVAALLGSEDDNGMFTIKDVCWAGCNLQKPLPVLNNDRYIVLMSGLNLASKSGDHLFPLSLFMEWLSGFCGTSEYQEEVSKIVRVIIAGGIYANQSNENTLNEADVIAASEVVDSFSAAVSAVTPLDLMPGCKDPASIMLPQKPFHYCLFPKATHYKSFNRVSNPYECDIGGFVCLGTSGEPIKDITRYSEIDSNLTAMKKTLQWRHLAPTCPDTVPSTPCLDTDPFTIYNCPAIYYSGNCNEFATDVHKGDEGQTTRIVCIPDFCSSKTVALVNLSNLECYSMKFA; translated from the exons ATGTTATTCAAAATAGAATCAACTTTATCTGATAAGAAAAGTACGAAGTTCGAGGTCCAAGAAATAGACCGGCCTACGATTGAATATACGGATACGTCTAAACGATTTTACGAGGCTTCTCGTGATTTTTCAAAACAATACGCTCATATTTATTCCGCAAGACTTAATACTTTCAGAAATATACTACAACCCGTTATTAATAAAAGGTGGGGTAGTAAATACAAGATTTTAAAGCTATGTGACTTGCGCGACAAAGGTACAACCTGTGTTATTATAGGCACCCTTTTCAAGCTTCAGGAATTAAAACCAAGTATATTGAAGGAGCTTTCTGATCAACTGGAGATTATTCCACAGCCTGCGAG GAAACACTTTGTTCATGAGACGGACAGTTTAGTGTTGGAAGATGAGTTGCAAAGAGTTAAACTATCTGGTGATTGTATTCATGTAAATGAAGTTGTCACAGGTGTTGTTGCTGCTTTACTTG GGTCTGAGGATGACAATGGTATGTTTACGATTAAAGATGTGTGCTGGGCTGGATGTAATTTACAAAAACCATTGCCAGTCTTAAATAATGACAG atatatagTCCTAATGTCTGGTCTAAATCTAGCCTCAAAGAGTGGAGACCATTTGTTTCCCTTGAGTCTATTTATGGAGTGGCTATCAGGTTTTTGTGGTACATCAGAATACCAAGAGGAAGTCTCCAAAATTGTGCGAGTTATTATTGCAG gTGGCATCTATGCAAATCAATCAAATGAGAATACACTAAATGAAGCAGATGTGATTGCAGCATCAGAAGTAGTAGACTCATTTTCAGCAGCTGTCAGTGCTGTCACACCATTGGATCTTATGCCTGGCTGTAAAGACCCTGCCAGTATCATGTTGCCACAGAAGCCATTCCATTATT GTTTGTTCCCAAAAGCCACACATTACAAATCTTTCAATCGAGTTTCCAATCCTTATGAGTGTGATATTggag GTTTTGTATGTTTGGGTACTTCTGGCGAACCCATAAAAGACATAACTCGATACAGTGAGATTGACTCAAATTTAACAGCAATGAAGAAAACTCTGCAATGGCGTCATCTAGCACCCACATGCCCTGATACTGTGCCAAGCACACCTTGTTTGGATACAGATCCATTTACTATATATAATTGCCCTGCAATATATTATAGTGGTAACTGCAATGAATTTGCTACTGATGTTCATAAAG gtGATGAAGGACAAACCACTAGAATAGTATGCATTCCTGATTTTTGTTCATCTAAAACAGTGGCCCTGGTAAATCTTTCAAACCTGGAATGTTACAGCATGAAATTCgcctag